In one window of Clostridia bacterium DNA:
- a CDS encoding ROK family protein, giving the protein MTSDIVIGKPELLKRINRNIIIKLIIKHGVISRSELSKITKLALPSVMRIVQGLISENLLKEVGKGDSTGGRKPSLITLNQEALYIIGVEIAIKTTMVLTDLGGNVIDRWESPQETYVSPVEMLERINVNIERLIASHQIDRKKIAGIGIGTPGSNFKHIKDVENSILKGWEKIDVKAWFESKTDLPIFIDNVARTRTLSELWFGIGKRIKSFIYVFIDKGVGCGIVNNNTIHEGYSSVAGEFGHTIIEYDGRECYCGNRGCVEMYVSAGAITNEVIKALSISEEDFKFKNVIELESEPKVQKVLSDSGKILAAGVANLINIFNPQAVVLGGIVPSESRYFAEAVMQAIDANVFSNNAMKTPVFISEVDQERICIGSVALVINEVFKSVELS; this is encoded by the coding sequence ATGACTTCAGATATAGTAATTGGGAAACCTGAATTATTAAAAAGAATAAATCGCAATATCATTATAAAATTGATTATCAAGCATGGTGTTATCAGCCGGTCTGAGCTTTCAAAGATTACTAAACTAGCTCTTCCGAGCGTTATGAGAATAGTTCAGGGCTTAATAAGTGAGAACCTTCTGAAAGAAGTGGGCAAGGGGGATTCCACCGGTGGACGCAAACCTAGCTTAATTACACTCAATCAGGAGGCGCTATATATAATCGGCGTTGAAATTGCAATTAAAACTACCATGGTTCTTACCGATCTAGGCGGAAATGTAATTGACAGATGGGAATCGCCGCAAGAGACATACGTGTCACCGGTTGAAATGCTTGAAAGGATTAATGTGAATATTGAAAGGCTGATAGCCAGTCATCAAATTGACCGTAAGAAAATTGCCGGAATTGGTATTGGTACACCGGGTTCTAATTTCAAGCATATTAAGGATGTCGAAAACTCTATCCTGAAAGGGTGGGAGAAAATAGATGTTAAAGCGTGGTTTGAGTCAAAAACGGATTTGCCTATATTTATCGACAATGTAGCCAGAACAAGAACACTAAGTGAGCTTTGGTTCGGTATCGGCAAACGTATTAAGAGTTTTATTTATGTTTTTATCGATAAAGGCGTAGGCTGCGGAATTGTAAACAACAATACAATACATGAAGGTTACAGCTCGGTAGCTGGAGAATTCGGGCATACAATTATAGAATATGATGGAAGAGAGTGCTATTGCGGCAACCGGGGGTGCGTCGAAATGTATGTTTCGGCTGGTGCGATAACAAATGAAGTTATTAAAGCTCTGAGCATATCAGAGGAGGATTTTAAGTTCAAGAACGTGATAGAGCTGGAAAGTGAGCCAAAGGTTCAAAAGGTTTTATCCGATAGCGGCAAAATATTAGCTGCTGGTGTAGCAAACCTGATTAACATTTTCAATCCTCAGGCAGTAGTACTCGGGGGTATTGTCCCAAGTGAGAGCCGGTACTTTGCTGAGGCAGTCATGCAAGCTATTGATGCAAATGTATTTTCTAACAATGCTATGAAGACTCCGGTTTTTATAAGCGAAGTTGATCAAGAGAGGATTTGTATTGGAAGTGTTGCACTGGTAATAAATGAAGTGTTTAAATCTGTAGAGCTCAGTTAA
- a CDS encoding histidine kinase: protein MFRLRMHSSKTMKTYLHSTVVRAIKTLLILYLLSLITMVFIFLTSKVHYSLYIACAASFIIFIISLIWMYKKLYLPYKNTEKTLQSFNLGYNSNALNEIDTYYTEEMEKAFSKFFSLFESMNAIKLTNTHAEYRALQNQINPHFLYNTLEAIRSDAICEGSENIANITEALATFFRYTISNVNSMVTLEAEINNSENYFAIQNFRFGDKINLKINLDDEDMSILEYEIPKLTLQPIIENAIIHGLERKVGRGTIEIDITLTEDRLLIKITDDGVGMDENVLSSINNQLHEISGQGLKQNNAQKGGIALINVNNRIKLQFGEKYGLRIYSIKDFGTRVEVTLPQIKENDG, encoded by the coding sequence ATGTTTAGATTAAGGATGCATAGCTCCAAAACTATGAAAACTTATTTGCACAGCACTGTAGTCAGAGCAATAAAGACTTTGCTGATATTATATCTGCTAAGCTTAATTACGATGGTTTTTATATTCCTCACATCTAAAGTTCACTATTCACTCTATATCGCCTGCGCAGCGAGCTTCATAATATTTATCATCAGTCTTATATGGATGTATAAAAAGCTATATTTGCCATATAAGAATACAGAGAAAACTCTCCAAAGCTTCAATCTAGGGTATAATTCAAATGCGCTGAATGAAATAGACACCTATTATACTGAAGAAATGGAAAAAGCATTTTCTAAGTTTTTTAGTCTCTTTGAAAGTATGAACGCTATTAAGCTGACCAATACCCATGCGGAATATAGAGCTCTCCAGAATCAAATAAACCCTCACTTTTTGTACAATACTTTAGAAGCCATTAGAAGTGATGCCATTTGTGAAGGTTCCGAGAATATTGCCAATATTACTGAGGCTCTTGCTACATTTTTCAGATATACGATTTCAAATGTAAACAGCATGGTAACCCTTGAAGCCGAGATAAATAATTCTGAGAATTATTTTGCGATTCAAAATTTCCGCTTTGGAGATAAAATTAATCTAAAAATAAATTTAGACGATGAGGACATGTCGATATTAGAGTATGAAATTCCTAAATTGACACTCCAGCCAATTATAGAAAATGCAATCATACATGGTCTGGAGCGTAAAGTGGGTCGAGGTACAATTGAGATTGATATAACATTAACAGAGGATAGACTTCTAATTAAAATCACGGATGATGGGGTTGGAATGGATGAAAATGTACTAAGCAGTATTAACAATCAATTGCATGAAATTTCCGGACAGGGACTTAAGCAAAATAACGCTCAAAAGGGCGGTATTGCCTTAATCAATGTCAATAATAGAATCAAGCTGCAGTTCGGTGAAAAATATGGTCTGAGGATATACAGCATAAAAGACTTTGGGACAAGAGTGGAAGTTACACTGCCTCAAATAAAAGAAAATGACGGGTGA
- a CDS encoding GNAT family N-acetyltransferase: protein MSMIKNPNIKLKEKLDKKDYEDISNLQKLCIEADKTTLKLEIDYKLSGAEEKGEGLKNINEFMFYEGNKLIGYIGICQFGGAAIEVNGMVHPEYRKKGVFKRLFPLVKDEWSKRESQKMLLLSDHNSVSGLGFIKYTGADYDCSEYEMYLRGNVKQDSMLSNVVLRKATNKDAKWIALQSSINFGGGYEEEDVLLPEEEEERGMFIYIAEVHNRTIGKIHLEVSDKLGAIYGFVVLPEYRRKGYGREILTKAIEKLKEYNSKEIMLQVAVKNKNALGLYISCGFQETSTMDYYKLDKK, encoded by the coding sequence ATGAGTATGATAAAAAACCCAAATATAAAATTAAAAGAAAAATTAGATAAAAAAGACTATGAAGATATCAGTAATCTTCAAAAGCTTTGCATAGAAGCAGATAAAACAACGCTAAAGCTGGAGATTGATTACAAATTGAGCGGTGCAGAAGAGAAAGGTGAAGGTTTAAAGAATATCAATGAATTTATGTTCTATGAGGGAAACAAGCTTATTGGCTATATTGGCATATGCCAATTTGGCGGAGCTGCTATAGAAGTAAATGGCATGGTGCATCCTGAGTATAGAAAGAAGGGTGTATTTAAAAGACTGTTTCCTTTAGTAAAAGACGAGTGGAGCAAAAGAGAGTCACAAAAAATGCTTTTGCTAAGTGATCACAATTCTGTTTCAGGATTGGGGTTTATCAAGTACACGGGTGCTGACTATGATTGTTCAGAATATGAAATGTATTTAAGAGGCAATGTGAAGCAAGACTCAATGTTGAGCAATGTGGTTTTAAGGAAAGCTACCAATAAAGATGCAAAATGGATTGCATTGCAAAGCTCCATAAATTTTGGCGGGGGGTACGAAGAAGAAGATGTTTTATTGCCGGAGGAAGAAGAAGAGCGTGGCATGTTTATATACATAGCAGAGGTTCATAATAGAACAATCGGGAAAATTCATTTAGAAGTAAGTGATAAACTTGGTGCAATTTATGGCTTTGTAGTGCTTCCAGAGTACCGTAGGAAAGGCTATGGAAGAGAGATTTTAACCAAGGCAATAGAAAAGCTAAAAGAATATAACTCGAAGGAAATAATGCTTCAAGTGGCTGTAAAGAATAAAAACGCTTTAGGCCTTTATATATCCTGTGGCTTCCAGGAGACTTCCACGATGGATTATTACAAGTTAGATAAGAAATAG
- a CDS encoding ATP-binding cassette domain-containing protein: MKREILRIENITIKEKGIKTLNDFFLNLYQGELLGVFVNNAIEKKHLIDLIYGNVEVERGRICYENLPISYEDYVGIRKNKISLIQSTSKLIDDLIVADNIFVIRDKFGRYLIDTKVICEQTKNLLKELDLEIDPGKLVHLLSSFEKTAVEIAKAYGLGAKIIILKDLSSYLSDFELNQLIEIIDKLKSNGISFIMIDSFTDILKQFSDRMFVMKNGRNVWTLKGEQINDDILETYFYSPKHEISSNAAARHTIALRFDRVSTDKLEPLSFEIHSGEMLSILDHDGSYIDEIIKVLNGENNSYKGEVFVGDRLFSSRKPWEAIRNDLAFVVENPIESMLFKDITAIDNLCFASSNKVNTFWMNSKFRRSCTDNYEGFFKGALNAQTESLSVYDQQKLVYLKWHLYNPKVVVCTRPFSSIDVELREITSEMMGLLLEKGIGILVLASNYSEINNTGTKIVLRPKEYPL, translated from the coding sequence ATGAAACGAGAAATATTGAGGATTGAAAACATTACAATTAAAGAAAAAGGAATAAAAACACTTAATGACTTTTTTTTGAACTTATATCAAGGGGAGTTGTTAGGTGTTTTTGTTAATAATGCAATTGAGAAAAAGCATCTGATTGACTTGATTTATGGCAATGTGGAGGTTGAAAGGGGCAGGATATGCTACGAAAATTTACCAATCAGTTATGAAGATTATGTTGGCATAAGAAAGAATAAAATTTCATTGATACAATCAACCAGTAAATTAATTGATGATCTCATTGTCGCAGATAACATTTTTGTTATTCGCGATAAATTTGGACGTTATCTGATTGATACAAAAGTTATATGTGAGCAAACAAAGAACCTGCTAAAGGAGCTTGATTTGGAAATAGACCCCGGAAAACTTGTGCACCTGCTTTCCAGCTTTGAAAAAACAGCAGTGGAAATTGCCAAAGCTTATGGACTGGGAGCAAAGATTATTATTCTGAAGGACCTGTCCAGCTATCTGTCAGACTTCGAGTTGAATCAGCTTATAGAAATCATTGACAAGCTAAAGAGTAACGGTATTTCTTTTATAATGATTGACAGCTTCACGGATATTTTAAAACAGTTCTCTGATCGGATGTTTGTTATGAAAAATGGACGGAATGTATGGACGCTGAAGGGTGAGCAAATCAATGATGACATTTTAGAAACATATTTTTATAGCCCCAAGCATGAAATATCAAGCAATGCTGCTGCAAGACATACTATAGCACTGAGGTTTGATCGTGTCTCAACTGATAAATTGGAACCCTTAAGCTTCGAAATCCATTCAGGGGAAATGCTGAGTATACTTGATCACGATGGATCCTATATAGATGAAATAATTAAAGTACTAAACGGGGAAAACAATTCGTACAAAGGAGAGGTATTCGTTGGGGATCGATTATTCAGCTCTCGAAAGCCATGGGAGGCAATAAGAAATGATTTGGCATTTGTTGTGGAGAACCCGATAGAATCGATGCTTTTTAAAGATATAACAGCAATAGATAATCTTTGTTTTGCTTCCAGCAATAAAGTAAACACATTTTGGATGAATTCAAAGTTCAGAAGAAGCTGTACCGATAATTACGAAGGATTTTTTAAAGGAGCGTTGAATGCTCAAACTGAATCCCTGTCAGTATATGATCAACAGAAATTAGTATACCTGAAATGGCATCTGTACAACCCAAAGGTAGTTGTTTGTACAAGGCCTTTCAGTTCAATAGATGTTGAATTAAGGGAAATCACTTCTGAAATGATGGGGCTGCTATTGGAAAAAGGTATAGGAATACTCGTGCTGGCATCCAATTATTCTGAAATAAACAACACCGGGACAAAAATTGTATTAAGACCCAAAGAATACCCCTTATAA
- a CDS encoding response regulator, which produces MYRVIIADDEPKVSQLIKNLIEWENLNLELAATATDGINALELIKKHRPDIVITDIRMPGYDGIELIKYAKEINPNIDFIIISGYQHFDYAHNAIKYGVKDYLLKPLSKNEINATLSKMIDKYSERSRQEMHHLEDIKRQKSEFLQNIYLGSNTLVLKETSLFQINEDYNVSFIEGCYQALIIKPDFEYQPNNQDTMRMLLCKISKIVDQSLVDICSEILWLLLEDRIYIIVNYKTENKKMFRKALNNIIDESHLFRDIVKNLTITISVGNTQTTLVDMDQSTNEAKEALADRIVIGSGRIIQYNTELHMKRSVESIVSFEKRRKLIDLIEIFDAIEIKRWIEEIEVEILRLPNISGQFILDTINEIIEIILFGLKNHANISTIDKSVINEFHEALLMQNNTRAVFEATNKYVGKMLQQIADDRKNESNRPIKEAQKYINEHYASAVNLEEVSAVIGFNATYFSTLFKKETGMNFLEYVTIVRIKAAKQLLSDSKKSILDISHEVGYNDFKHFTKQFKKVTSLTPSEYRKLYY; this is translated from the coding sequence ATGTATAGAGTTATTATTGCTGACGATGAGCCTAAAGTATCTCAACTTATCAAAAACCTCATAGAGTGGGAGAACCTGAATCTTGAGCTTGCAGCAACAGCGACCGATGGAATAAATGCTCTGGAACTAATTAAAAAACATAGGCCGGACATTGTCATTACAGATATAAGAATGCCGGGCTATGATGGGATTGAATTGATTAAGTATGCAAAGGAAATCAATCCTAACATTGACTTTATCATTATCAGCGGATATCAACATTTTGATTATGCTCACAATGCAATTAAATACGGCGTCAAGGATTATTTGCTAAAACCCCTTAGCAAGAATGAAATCAATGCAACACTATCAAAAATGATTGATAAGTATTCTGAAAGATCACGACAAGAAATGCATCACCTGGAAGATATTAAAAGGCAGAAGAGTGAGTTCCTGCAGAATATTTATCTTGGTTCGAATACACTGGTGCTTAAAGAGACGAGTTTATTTCAAATAAATGAGGATTACAATGTGAGCTTTATAGAAGGCTGTTATCAGGCACTTATTATTAAACCTGATTTTGAGTATCAACCCAATAATCAAGATACAATGAGAATGCTTCTTTGTAAAATTTCTAAAATTGTAGACCAGAGCCTTGTAGATATATGTTCAGAAATCCTTTGGCTTTTGTTAGAGGATCGGATATATATCATAGTTAATTATAAAACTGAGAATAAGAAGATGTTCAGAAAAGCATTAAACAATATTATTGATGAAAGTCATTTGTTTAGGGATATTGTAAAGAACCTTACGATAACAATCAGCGTTGGCAATACTCAGACAACCCTTGTAGACATGGACCAATCAACTAATGAAGCAAAAGAAGCTCTTGCTGATAGAATCGTTATAGGGAGCGGGAGAATCATCCAATATAATACTGAACTACATATGAAGAGGTCAGTCGAATCCATTGTATCCTTTGAAAAAAGAAGGAAGCTTATAGATTTGATAGAGATTTTTGATGCTATAGAAATTAAAAGATGGATTGAAGAGATAGAGGTGGAGATTTTAAGGCTCCCCAATATATCCGGACAATTTATCCTGGATACCATTAATGAGATTATTGAAATCATTTTATTCGGCTTAAAGAACCATGCAAATATAAGTACAATTGATAAAAGTGTAATCAATGAATTTCATGAAGCTCTTCTTATGCAGAACAATACTCGGGCAGTTTTTGAAGCAACTAATAAATATGTGGGTAAAATGCTTCAGCAAATCGCAGACGATCGGAAGAATGAAAGCAACCGCCCAATTAAGGAAGCTCAAAAGTATATTAATGAGCACTATGCATCTGCTGTAAATCTCGAGGAAGTAAGTGCTGTTATTGGTTTTAATGCTACTTATTTTTCAACACTGTTTAAAAAGGAAACTGGCATGAACTTTTTAGAATATGTGACAATTGTAAGAATTAAAGCAGCCAAGCAGCTGTTGTCTGATTCAAAGAAAAGTATTTTGGATATATCTCACGAAGTGGGTTATAACGATTTCAAGCATTTTACAAAGCAATTCAAAAAAGTCACTAGCCTTACCCCATCAGAATATAGAAAACTATATTATTAA
- a CDS encoding D-lyxose/D-mannose family sugar isomerase: protein MKRSQINQEIKWAKELLEKSNIKLPPFGYWTLEEWKSGERNLEIIKEVMLGWDITDFGKERFNEFGAVLFTLRNGSLRDSRIGTPYAEKLILLKEGQRLPLHYHANKTEDIINRAAGVMAIKLYNSLENGEVDYESKVSVDLDGVTYIFAAGEEIDIYPGNSITLRPYVYHVFWAKKGCGDLVCGEVSSINDDNTDNFNAEDVSRFSKVEEDEPILYPLCNEYTTVLY, encoded by the coding sequence ATGAAGCGTTCACAAATAAATCAGGAAATTAAGTGGGCAAAGGAATTATTGGAGAAAAGCAATATTAAATTGCCCCCCTTCGGTTATTGGACTTTAGAAGAATGGAAATCTGGCGAAAGAAACCTGGAGATCATTAAAGAAGTCATGCTGGGCTGGGATATAACAGACTTTGGGAAAGAAAGGTTTAATGAATTTGGTGCTGTCTTGTTTACATTAAGGAACGGCTCTTTAAGGGATAGCCGAATTGGTACCCCATACGCGGAAAAGCTTATTCTTTTAAAAGAGGGGCAGAGACTCCCGCTTCACTATCATGCAAACAAGACTGAAGATATCATAAACAGAGCTGCCGGAGTTATGGCTATAAAGCTATATAATTCTCTGGAGAATGGCGAGGTGGATTATGAATCAAAGGTCAGCGTTGATTTAGACGGAGTAACATATATTTTTGCAGCTGGTGAAGAAATAGATATATACCCCGGCAACAGCATCACGCTGAGACCTTATGTATACCACGTGTTTTGGGCTAAGAAAGGCTGCGGGGATCTGGTATGCGGAGAGGTGTCCTCCATTAATGACGACAATACAGACAATTTTAATGCAGAAGATGTAAGCAGATTTTCTAAGGTGGAAGAGGATGAGCCTATTTTATATCCCCTTTGCAATGAATATACTACTGTATTATATTGA
- a CDS encoding D-alanyl-D-alanine carboxypeptidase family protein, giving the protein MDIFSRHELIKVNDGYTLVLHVDKQTSEFAEDFFSMLDSKRKELQKGTLDYIRNYINENYRDTKIDTVNIMLGSLLIASIAYSPVAAAYSPSALPARKVQVQTSTMYIVKAGDTLYGISKKTGTTVDLLKKLNSLINNTIYPGQQLKTQDPKDNSVSKPPAVTTNNLILVNKTHNLPAGYVPKSLAAPKVSSANTSKTMMTPEAAEALEALFARAKQENIKLTAISGYRSYERQSSIFASNINKYGSATAANQFSARPGQSEHQTGLAMDVSSPSVNFTLTQSYAQTREGKWLKDNAPKYGFIVRYTKGKEHITGYQSEPWHIRYVGKNASLEIASRNITLEEFLGKI; this is encoded by the coding sequence ATGGATATATTTTCACGCCACGAATTAATAAAAGTTAATGATGGATATACCCTGGTATTGCATGTTGATAAGCAAACAAGCGAATTTGCAGAAGACTTTTTCAGCATGCTTGACAGCAAAAGAAAAGAACTGCAAAAAGGCACTCTGGATTATATCAGGAACTACATAAACGAAAACTACCGAGATACAAAAATAGATACTGTCAATATAATGCTTGGTTCCTTACTGATCGCATCTATTGCCTACAGCCCAGTTGCTGCTGCTTACTCACCCTCAGCCCTTCCTGCAAGGAAGGTACAGGTTCAGACAAGTACTATGTATATTGTCAAGGCTGGTGATACCCTATATGGTATTTCAAAAAAAACAGGAACAACAGTGGATCTATTAAAGAAACTGAACAGCTTAATAAATAATACAATATACCCTGGGCAACAGCTTAAAACCCAAGATCCAAAAGATAACAGCGTGTCTAAGCCACCGGCAGTAACGACAAACAACCTGATACTCGTAAATAAAACTCATAACCTGCCCGCCGGTTATGTGCCAAAGAGCTTAGCGGCTCCCAAGGTATCATCTGCGAACACATCCAAAACAATGATGACACCGGAGGCTGCCGAAGCACTTGAAGCCCTCTTTGCAAGGGCAAAGCAGGAGAACATAAAGCTTACTGCTATTTCAGGCTATCGTTCTTATGAACGTCAAAGCTCGATTTTTGCATCCAACATCAACAAATATGGCTCTGCAACTGCAGCCAATCAATTCAGTGCAAGACCAGGGCAAAGCGAACATCAAACCGGGCTGGCAATGGATGTCAGCAGTCCATCTGTGAATTTTACCCTTACCCAGTCCTATGCACAAACCCGCGAAGGAAAGTGGCTAAAGGATAATGCACCGAAATATGGGTTTATCGTGCGTTATACTAAGGGTAAAGAACATATTACCGGTTATCAATCTGAACCCTGGCACATCCGCTATGTAGGGAAAAATGCTTCACTTGAAATAGCCAGTAGAAATATTACGCTTGAAGAGTTCCTTGGGAAAATATGA
- a CDS encoding carbohydrate kinase, translating to MFDIIAVGELLIDFTPIKNEDGIFFKENPGGAPCNMLTMAQKLGSKTAFIGKVGNDQFGIQLGKVLKAQGIDISGLVYSEEYNTTLAFVHLDEGGDRSFSFYRNGCADVMLEKSEVDYTLLDKTRALHFGSLSFTNEPSRSTVLDIVEYARKKDKLISYDPNYRPALWASEAAAVKGMRMGLEYADIIKVSEEEAVLLTGEDDFYKAAERLYKDGIKLVCVTLGEKGSFYYHKNGHGIVNGYKSTVVDTTGAGDSFFGAAVHQILQRSGLDELTAQDLNEIFSFSNAAASICIENFGGIPSIPSKEDVLKRLVV from the coding sequence ATGTTTGATATAATTGCTGTAGGGGAATTGCTGATTGACTTTACACCTATAAAAAATGAAGACGGTATATTCTTTAAAGAAAACCCGGGGGGAGCACCTTGCAATATGCTCACCATGGCTCAAAAGCTAGGTTCAAAAACGGCTTTTATCGGCAAGGTAGGCAATGATCAGTTTGGGATTCAGCTGGGGAAGGTTCTAAAGGCTCAGGGTATTGATATATCGGGGCTTGTATATTCTGAAGAATACAATACAACACTAGCCTTTGTCCATCTTGATGAGGGTGGGGACCGCAGCTTTAGCTTTTATCGAAATGGCTGCGCAGATGTTATGCTTGAGAAATCTGAAGTGGATTATACATTGTTGGATAAGACAAGGGCATTGCATTTTGGTTCGCTTTCCTTTACCAATGAACCCAGCAGATCTACTGTTTTGGATATAGTCGAATATGCCAGAAAAAAAGACAAGCTGATTTCCTATGACCCGAATTATCGGCCAGCATTATGGGCATCTGAGGCAGCAGCTGTTAAAGGCATGAGAATGGGGCTGGAATATGCGGATATTATTAAAGTCTCAGAGGAAGAAGCAGTGCTTTTAACTGGTGAGGATGATTTTTACAAAGCAGCGGAGAGATTGTATAAAGATGGAATAAAGCTTGTATGTGTGACACTTGGGGAAAAAGGTTCGTTTTATTATCATAAAAATGGACATGGAATTGTAAATGGATATAAGAGCACGGTAGTTGATACTACCGGGGCAGGGGATTCATTCTTTGGGGCAGCTGTGCATCAGATTTTACAAAGAAGCGGTTTGGATGAACTCACAGCGCAAGATTTAAATGAGATTTTTTCCTTTTCCAACGCTGCGGCTTCAATATGTATAGAAAACTTTGGGGGAATCCCTTCCATTCCTTCAAAAGAGGATGTTTTGAAGAGATTAGTGGTGTAA